One genomic region from Nitrospirota bacterium encodes:
- a CDS encoding TldD/PmbA family protein, with product MNTVSYELLSKLIKKALSKGGDYADVFIEHTRSTFIQIEDDKVEKLVTGLDSGIGIRVIIGEKSAYAYGNDFSEEALYELTAAVSKAALNKDRAVTVDLRKIKPPVDFTIKLKPEDVVIDKKIHLIEKANKTARSAGSEIKQVSVIYKDSSQDICVASSDGVIAEDNRIHTLGVIHVVAEKNSVLQTAYEPVGGLTGFELFDETPFDEMARSAAQKAVAMLSAKKAQGGRMPVIISSMAGGTMIHEAIGHGLEADLVQQGLSIFSNKAGELVASPLITVIDDSTLPSKRGSFRFDDEGSPSQRTILVEKGVLTGYMYDRLTSLKDKKPSSGNGRRESYKHRPIPRMTNTFIAPGSSIPEEIIKSVEKGFFVKKMGGGQVNTATGEFVFEVSEGYLIEKGMLGEPVRGATLIGNGPEILKSIDMVGSDLGFAIGTCGKDMQGVPVSDAMPTVRIPEIVVGGTV from the coding sequence TTGAACACGGTATCTTACGAGCTTTTATCAAAGCTTATTAAAAAAGCCCTTTCAAAGGGCGGGGATTATGCCGATGTTTTTATAGAGCATACCCGCTCTACTTTCATCCAGATTGAGGATGACAAGGTTGAAAAGCTTGTCACAGGCCTTGATTCTGGAATAGGCATACGGGTCATCATCGGCGAAAAATCCGCCTATGCATACGGCAATGACTTTTCAGAAGAGGCCCTGTACGAACTTACCGCCGCAGTAAGCAAAGCGGCGTTGAATAAAGACAGAGCTGTAACCGTTGACCTTAGAAAAATAAAACCTCCGGTAGACTTTACCATAAAATTAAAACCAGAGGATGTTGTCATTGACAAAAAAATTCACCTCATAGAAAAGGCCAACAAAACCGCCCGAAGCGCAGGCTCTGAAATCAAGCAGGTGTCAGTAATTTATAAGGACTCCTCGCAGGACATCTGTGTTGCCTCATCAGATGGCGTAATCGCTGAAGACAACCGTATTCACACGCTCGGCGTCATACATGTCGTTGCCGAAAAAAACAGCGTCCTTCAGACAGCATATGAACCGGTCGGCGGACTGACAGGCTTTGAACTATTTGATGAAACTCCCTTTGATGAAATGGCGCGCAGTGCTGCGCAAAAGGCAGTTGCAATGTTAAGCGCAAAAAAAGCTCAGGGAGGAAGGATGCCGGTTATAATTTCTTCAATGGCAGGCGGCACTATGATACATGAGGCGATAGGACACGGACTTGAAGCCGATCTTGTACAGCAGGGACTGTCGATTTTTTCAAATAAGGCAGGCGAGCTTGTGGCATCACCCTTGATTACAGTAATAGATGACTCAACCCTGCCCAGTAAAAGAGGCTCTTTCAGGTTTGATGACGAGGGGTCGCCGTCCCAACGCACCATACTTGTTGAAAAAGGGGTGCTCACCGGATATATGTATGACCGGCTGACGTCTCTGAAAGATAAAAAGCCTTCATCAGGCAACGGCCGGCGTGAATCTTACAAACACAGGCCTATTCCGAGAATGACCAATACGTTCATAGCCCCGGGCAGCAGTATTCCTGAAGAAATAATAAAGTCTGTTGAAAAAGGTTTTTTTGTCAAAAAGATGGGCGGAGGGCAGGTCAATACCGCCACTGGTGAATTTGTCTTTGAAGTTTCAGAAGGATATTTGATAGAAAAAGGTATGCTTGGAGAACCAGTAAGGGGCGCTACCCTTATCGGCAACGGTCCTGAAATCTTAAAATCCATAGATATGGTCGGCAGCGATCTTGGCTTCGCAATCGGGACCTGCGGAAAAGATATGCAGGGAGTCCCTGTTTCTGATGCTATGCCCACAGTCAGAATACCGGAAATAGTTGTCGGAGGAACCGTTTAG
- a CDS encoding UDP-3-O-acyl-N-acetylglucosamine deacetylase: MRYQHTLKQEVTVSGIGLHTGRMINMRLKPAPRDTGIIFIRTDKGNAEIKACVNSVVDTIFATNLGFNGVRVGTVEHLLSALAGLNIDNLYVELDGSEVPIMDGSAFVFTQKITETGIAKQAKKISCLRIIKPFSIEEEFCQIAVMPYEGTKVTYRVHHKHPAFGEQKMSIDITGTNFIKELAPARTYGFLKDVNFLRSKGLARGGSLENALVLGENGLINKNKLRFKNEFVRHKILDAIGDISLLGLPIYGHIIANKAGHALNIKFIKKLLSFKDAWEIVSEPHISPSSSALVASV; encoded by the coding sequence ATGCGCTATCAACATACATTAAAACAGGAAGTCACGGTAAGCGGCATAGGACTTCACACAGGCAGAATGATTAACATGCGGCTTAAGCCCGCGCCGCGGGACACAGGCATAATTTTCATCAGGACAGACAAGGGTAATGCAGAGATAAAGGCCTGTGTAAATTCCGTAGTAGACACGATATTTGCCACTAATTTAGGCTTTAACGGCGTACGGGTGGGAACGGTTGAGCACCTCCTGTCCGCATTAGCCGGTCTTAATATAGATAATCTTTATGTTGAACTTGACGGCTCTGAAGTCCCGATAATGGACGGCAGCGCCTTTGTCTTTACACAAAAGATAACTGAGACAGGCATAGCAAAGCAGGCAAAGAAGATTTCATGCCTAAGAATTATAAAACCTTTTTCAATTGAAGAGGAGTTCTGCCAGATTGCAGTCATGCCGTATGAAGGCACCAAGGTGACATACCGTGTTCATCACAAACACCCCGCCTTCGGAGAACAGAAAATGAGCATTGATATAACCGGCACAAACTTCATCAAAGAGCTTGCGCCTGCAAGGACCTACGGATTTCTGAAGGACGTAAATTTCCTCCGGTCTAAGGGATTGGCGCGGGGCGGCTCGCTGGAAAATGCGCTTGTTCTCGGGGAAAACGGACTAATCAACAAAAACAAACTAAGATTCAAGAACGAATTTGTGCGTCATAAAATCCTTGATGCAATAGGCGATATATCATTGCTCGGACTGCCGATTTACGGCCATATAATCGCAAACAAGGCAGGACATGCCCTAAATATAAAATTTATAAAAAAGCTTCTTTCATTTAAAGACGCCTGGGAAATAGTCTCAGAGCCGCATATCTCTCCTTCTTCATCAGCGCTCGTCGCGTCCGTATAA
- a CDS encoding helix-turn-helix transcriptional regulator, with translation MSLLFNSPEEKFYVREIARLVRKNPSGVKRELDKLEKMGLVMSEKEGNLKYFKVNKDSPPFPELKGLIAKSLGLPGALKSTLRVSSVKTAFIYGPYAEGSDVPSINLFIVCDSNNLKNNLSEVEKRFGRELHYTVMNEMDYKTKKRKGDARLKKLLNAKKILLLGRL, from the coding sequence ATGTCTTTGCTTTTTAACAGTCCTGAAGAAAAATTTTATGTCAGGGAGATTGCAAGGCTGGTAAGAAAAAATCCGTCAGGCGTTAAGAGAGAACTGGACAAGCTGGAAAAGATGGGGCTTGTTATGAGTGAAAAGGAAGGCAATCTAAAATATTTTAAGGTCAACAAAGACTCTCCTCCTTTTCCAGAGCTGAAAGGATTGATTGCAAAGTCCCTCGGGCTTCCCGGAGCCCTTAAATCAACGCTCAGAGTTTCTTCGGTAAAGACTGCTTTTATTTACGGGCCTTATGCGGAAGGCTCGGATGTCCCCTCAATAAATCTGTTTATTGTCTGCGATTCCAATAATCTTAAGAATAATCTCAGCGAGGTTGAAAAACGTTTTGGCAGGGAATTGCACTATACCGTTATGAATGAAATGGACTACAAGACGAAGAAAAGAAAGGGCGATGCGCGTTTAAAAAAACTTTTGAATGCAAAAAAAATTTTATTGCTTGGAAGATTATAG
- the amrS gene encoding AmmeMemoRadiSam system radical SAM enzyme translates to MKEAMFYKKLKDGKVQCFLCAHHCVISDGRRGICGVRENKGGALYSLVYGKIISMNIDPIEKKPLFHFHPASKSFSIATVGCNFRCMHCQNYDISQYPKNSYKLKVKSYELKDKKNSDAENRIPDAKHEIPGEAVTPEEIVDAAIGAGCKSISYTYTEPTIFFEFAYDCAGIAHDKGIKNVFVSNGYTGVEAARAIAPYLDANNIDLKGDDKFYKKICGAKLQPVLDTIKLMEDSGVWVEITTLIIPGHNDSEETLRWIAGFIKSVDASIPWHVSQFYPTYKMLDTPRTPVETLRRARKIGFEAGLKYVYEGNVPGEGGENTHCPSCKELLIERLGFYIKENKMKDGACFNCKTKIEGVW, encoded by the coding sequence ATGAAAGAGGCAATGTTTTACAAAAAACTTAAAGACGGGAAAGTGCAGTGTTTTCTCTGCGCCCATCACTGCGTTATATCTGACGGCAGGCGCGGTATTTGCGGCGTCAGGGAAAATAAAGGAGGCGCGCTTTACAGCCTGGTCTATGGAAAAATCATTTCAATGAACATAGACCCTATTGAGAAAAAACCTCTGTTCCACTTTCACCCGGCCTCAAAGTCTTTTTCAATCGCAACAGTCGGATGTAATTTCAGATGCATGCACTGCCAGAACTATGATATTTCACAGTACCCTAAAAACAGTTATAAGTTAAAAGTTAAGAGTTATGAGTTAAAAGATAAAAAAAACTCAGATGCCGAAAACCGAATTCCAGACGCCAAACATGAAATACCCGGGGAAGCCGTTACTCCTGAAGAAATAGTTGACGCAGCTATAGGAGCAGGCTGTAAAAGCATTTCATATACTTATACAGAACCGACTATATTTTTTGAGTTTGCATATGACTGCGCCGGAATTGCGCATGATAAAGGAATTAAAAACGTCTTTGTAAGCAACGGCTATACAGGTGTGGAAGCGGCAAGGGCAATCGCCCCTTATCTTGATGCAAATAATATTGACCTTAAAGGCGATGACAAATTTTACAAAAAAATCTGCGGCGCAAAACTTCAGCCGGTCCTTGATACAATAAAATTAATGGAGGACTCCGGCGTCTGGGTTGAGATAACCACGCTTATCATTCCGGGGCATAATGATTCTGAAGAAACATTAAGATGGATAGCAGGGTTCATCAAGTCCGTTGATGCATCAATCCCCTGGCATGTAAGCCAGTTTTATCCTACATACAAGATGCTTGATACACCGCGGACTCCTGTAGAAACACTCAGGCGGGCAAGAAAGATAGGTTTTGAAGCCGGACTTAAATATGTATATGAAGGGAATGTGCCGGGCGAAGGCGGAGAGAATACTCATTGCCCATCCTGTAAAGAATTGCTTATTGAACGCCTTGGGTTTTATATTAAAGAGAATAAGATGAAAGACGGCGCGTGCTTTAATTGCAAGACAAAGATTGAAGGTGTCTGGTAA
- a CDS encoding metal-dependent transcriptional regulator has product MSKKLTDEILELLWSLREKGSKSYSDVIKNLDDKKTPEVIRKMEKADLIHVSGDTIELKEKGESRASDLTRRHRLAERLFHDVLEVSMEESEHTACEVEHFLSPAVTDSVCAFLGHPPTCPHGKPIPKGECCFKYSREVKPLVIQLKDLEVGSEARIVYITLSKKDKSLRLERLASLGIVPGSIIRLKQKGPPFVLEIEETTLAIDSPIAEEIYVRKT; this is encoded by the coding sequence ATGAGCAAGAAACTGACAGATGAAATACTTGAGCTTTTATGGTCCTTAAGGGAGAAAGGCTCAAAGAGTTATTCCGATGTCATCAAAAATCTTGATGATAAAAAAACGCCTGAAGTCATCAGGAAAATGGAAAAGGCTGATTTGATACACGTCTCCGGAGACACGATTGAGTTAAAGGAAAAAGGCGAGAGCCGGGCCAGTGATCTAACCAGAAGGCACCGCCTGGCAGAAAGGCTTTTCCATGATGTTCTTGAAGTAAGCATGGAAGAAAGCGAACACACTGCTTGCGAGGTTGAGCATTTTCTTTCCCCGGCAGTCACTGACAGCGTATGCGCCTTTTTGGGACATCCTCCGACATGCCCGCACGGCAAACCGATTCCAAAGGGAGAGTGCTGTTTCAAATACAGCCGCGAGGTAAAGCCGCTTGTCATCCAGTTAAAAGACCTTGAGGTCGGCTCTGAGGCAAGGATTGTTTACATAACCCTTTCCAAAAAAGATAAAAGCTTAAGGCTTGAGCGTCTTGCATCTCTGGGGATAGTGCCGGGCAGTATTATCAGATTAAAACAAAAAGGACCGCCGTTTGTGCTGGAGATAGAAGAAACGACATTAGCTATAGACTCGCCGATTGCAGAGGAGATTTACGTCAGAAAAACCTGA
- the recG gene encoding ATP-dependent DNA helicase RecG translates to MIIDNFAIKKLSALVNKSYSADTPVQYVKGVGPKRALLLARLGIKTLEDIIYYFPWRYEDRKNLKKISCLAFGHAETVLAEVVSSEVITTPRKRMKIFELLVKDDTGCLKCKWFNQPYMKKYFDKGQKIILSGVVKGGSFAGIGFEMDNPDFEHVENDDTHIHTSRIVPVYKSTEGFTQKQLRTLMFNAVNSHLAVVEDFMPQDMLQKNGLMSLPRAVKEAHFPEDFSDADALNKGLSPAHRRLVFDEFFLLELGLALTKKKEVYEKGISFRCEGTLAGEFFKSLPFKLTGAQKRALDEIKTDMQKPLPMNRLLHGDVGCGKTVIALASMLTAVESGYQACLMAPTEILAEQHFINIHKMIEPLGIKSALLTSSTKSGPFDDISVGATQIVIGTHSLIQERVAFKNLGLAIIDEQHKFGVVQRASLRKKGFNPDIIIMTATPIPRTLALTLYGDLDISVIDELPSGRKPVITKVFFPGQKEQIYSRINTELAKGRQVYIVYPLIEESEKLDLKSAIDGAEAFKKIFPDRRIGLIHGRIKQEEREGLMASFKSGDIDMLVSTTVIEVGVDVPNASLMLIVHAERFGLAQLHQLRGRIGRGSYESYCMLMAYPPFSEDAKRRLKVMESTGDGFKIAEEDLLIRGPGEFFGTKQAGLPDLKIASIIRDIAVLEASRKEAFVLADSDSYLKNYPLLKKRLQKKWMGKLELVKS, encoded by the coding sequence ATGATAATTGATAATTTTGCAATAAAAAAATTATCCGCGCTGGTCAATAAATCTTACTCTGCCGATACCCCTGTGCAATATGTAAAGGGAGTGGGTCCCAAGAGGGCGCTGCTCCTTGCAAGGCTTGGGATCAAAACGCTGGAAGATATTATTTATTACTTCCCCTGGCGTTACGAAGACAGGAAAAATCTGAAGAAAATATCCTGCCTCGCCTTCGGGCATGCCGAGACGGTGTTAGCCGAAGTTGTATCCTCTGAAGTTATTACCACCCCCCGGAAAAGAATGAAGATATTTGAGCTTCTGGTAAAGGATGACACAGGCTGTCTTAAGTGCAAGTGGTTTAACCAGCCCTATATGAAAAAATATTTTGATAAGGGGCAAAAGATAATCTTAAGCGGCGTTGTGAAAGGAGGTTCATTTGCAGGAATTGGTTTTGAGATGGATAATCCTGATTTTGAACACGTTGAAAATGATGACACGCATATACACACCTCAAGGATTGTGCCTGTATATAAATCCACCGAAGGCTTTACGCAGAAACAATTAAGGACCTTGATGTTTAACGCAGTAAATTCCCACCTTGCTGTTGTTGAAGATTTTATGCCTCAGGATATGCTTCAGAAAAACGGCCTGATGTCTTTGCCCCGCGCAGTTAAAGAGGCGCATTTTCCCGAGGACTTTTCAGATGCAGACGCGCTTAATAAAGGTTTAAGCCCGGCGCACAGACGGCTTGTGTTTGATGAATTTTTCCTGCTTGAATTAGGGCTGGCCCTTACAAAAAAGAAAGAGGTTTATGAAAAGGGGATAAGTTTCAGGTGTGAAGGGACGCTGGCAGGGGAGTTTTTTAAAAGCCTCCCCTTTAAACTTACCGGCGCTCAAAAGAGGGCGCTTGATGAAATAAAAACTGATATGCAGAAACCTTTGCCTATGAACAGGCTTCTTCACGGTGATGTCGGCTGCGGTAAGACTGTTATTGCTTTGGCTTCCATGCTGACTGCCGTGGAATCAGGCTATCAGGCATGCCTTATGGCTCCAACTGAAATTCTTGCAGAACAGCATTTTATAAATATACATAAAATGATTGAGCCTCTCGGCATAAAGTCTGCGCTTCTGACCTCAAGCACTAAATCAGGTCCTTTTGACGATATTTCAGTCGGAGCAACGCAGATTGTCATAGGCACCCATTCGCTTATTCAGGAGCGTGTGGCATTTAAAAACCTCGGGCTCGCAATAATTGACGAACAGCATAAATTCGGCGTGGTCCAGAGGGCCAGCCTCCGCAAAAAAGGGTTTAACCCTGACATCATTATCATGACTGCAACGCCGATTCCGAGGACGCTTGCGCTTACATTGTACGGAGACCTTGATATATCTGTGATAGACGAACTCCCGTCAGGCAGGAAACCGGTTATTACAAAGGTCTTTTTCCCGGGCCAGAAAGAACAGATTTATTCCCGTATAAACACCGAGCTTGCCAAAGGACGTCAGGTTTATATAGTGTATCCTCTGATTGAGGAGTCGGAAAAACTGGACCTTAAAAGCGCCATTGACGGCGCTGAGGCATTTAAAAAAATTTTCCCGGACAGGAGAATAGGGCTTATCCACGGCAGGATAAAACAGGAGGAGCGGGAAGGCCTTATGGCTTCTTTCAAGTCCGGAGATATTGATATGCTTGTATCCACTACGGTAATAGAGGTCGGCGTGGATGTGCCTAATGCATCGCTTATGCTTATTGTGCATGCAGAAAGGTTCGGGCTTGCACAGCTTCACCAATTGAGGGGAAGGATAGGCAGGGGCAGTTATGAATCCTATTGCATGCTGATGGCATATCCGCCATTTAGCGAAGATGCAAAGAGGCGGCTCAAGGTGATGGAGTCAACAGGCGACGGTTTTAAGATTGCCGAAGAAGACCTCTTAATCAGGGGGCCCGGGGAATTTTTCGGAACAAAACAGGCCGGGCTGCCTGATTTAAAGATTGCCAGTATAATAAGGGATATTGCCGTTCTTGAGGCATCAAGGAAAGAGGCCTTTGTCCTTGCTGATTCCGACTCGTATTTAAAAAATTATCCGTTGCTTAAAAAAAGACTGCAGAAAAAGTGGATGGGGAAGCTGGAATTGGTGAAAAGTTGA
- the nusA gene encoding transcription termination/antitermination protein NusA produces MSRELINIIEQMSKEKGISKESLIENLETALLSAARKKYGLNINLNIKITPNTGDISLTAFKKIVQKVANPNEEMSLAEAKKVDPAKNIGDEIESPVALFDFGRIAAQTAKQVLFQKVREAERGAIFDEYKDKIGQIISGVVIRKEKGCYFVALGRAEATLPIKEAIPTETLKRGETIRAYIEDVRITPKGPVILLSRTHPNFVGELFKMEIPEIYEGLVTIKNIVREAGDRTKLTVSSKNQQIDPVGACVGIKGTRVQSIVRELKGERIDIIPWTDDPRVLIAKALSPASVERIGINEEEKSAMVVVNDQQLSVAIGKKGQNVRLAMKLTGWDIDIISNTEYDKMKAEELQAVEIEAPVKEKKRKENRTS; encoded by the coding sequence ATGAGCCGTGAACTGATTAACATTATTGAACAGATGAGCAAGGAAAAAGGAATCTCAAAGGAGTCTCTTATTGAGAACCTTGAGACTGCACTTTTGTCTGCGGCGCGCAAAAAGTACGGCTTAAATATAAATTTGAATATCAAGATTACCCCAAATACAGGAGACATATCTTTAACCGCATTCAAAAAAATTGTCCAGAAGGTCGCAAATCCAAACGAAGAAATGTCGCTTGCCGAGGCAAAAAAGGTAGACCCTGCAAAAAATATAGGTGATGAAATAGAATCTCCGGTGGCGCTCTTTGACTTTGGAAGGATTGCGGCCCAGACGGCAAAACAGGTGCTTTTTCAGAAGGTCAGGGAGGCTGAGAGAGGCGCTATCTTTGATGAATACAAGGATAAAATAGGACAGATTATAAGCGGTGTTGTAATAAGGAAGGAAAAGGGCTGTTATTTTGTTGCGCTCGGCAGGGCTGAGGCGACGCTCCCCATAAAGGAGGCAATACCCACAGAGACGCTTAAAAGGGGTGAGACGATCAGGGCGTACATTGAGGACGTCAGAATTACCCCTAAGGGCCCTGTAATTTTATTGTCAAGGACTCACCCCAACTTCGTCGGCGAGCTTTTCAAAATGGAGATACCCGAGATTTATGAGGGGCTTGTTACCATTAAGAATATTGTCAGGGAGGCAGGCGACAGAACGAAATTAACCGTGTCCTCAAAGAACCAGCAGATTGACCCTGTAGGAGCCTGTGTAGGGATTAAGGGGACAAGGGTGCAGTCCATTGTCAGGGAGCTTAAAGGTGAGAGGATTGACATAATACCATGGACCGACGACCCGAGGGTGCTTATAGCAAAGGCGCTGAGTCCGGCAAGCGTGGAAAGAATAGGGATAAATGAAGAGGAAAAATCCGCAATGGTTGTTGTCAACGACCAGCAGCTTTCGGTAGCCATCGGGAAGAAAGGGCAAAACGTTAGGCTTGCGATGAAGCTTACCGGCTGGGATATTGATATAATCAGCAATACCGAGTATGACAAGATGAAGGCAGAAGAATTACAGGCAGTAGAAATAGAGGCGCCTGTTAAAGAGAAAAAGCGCAAAGAAAACCGGACCTCATAA
- a CDS encoding ribosome maturation factor RimP, whose protein sequence is MDIDKLKARVREITAPVLSDMGVELDDMELMKMGSKFLLRIFIDKEGGVTIDDCAKASREIEAQLDVQDPMPASYILEVSSPGLDRPLRKPGDFRRFSGKTVRIVTSTAIENQTFFIGEISGAGNTGVELLLPKGRVVTIPYENISRARLEVKV, encoded by the coding sequence ATGGATATTGATAAGTTAAAAGCGAGAGTAAGAGAAATTACCGCCCCTGTACTGTCTGACATGGGGGTTGAACTGGATGATATGGAACTTATGAAGATGGGGAGCAAATTTCTTTTGCGGATATTTATTGACAAAGAAGGCGGGGTTACTATTGACGACTGCGCAAAGGCAAGCCGTGAAATAGAGGCGCAGCTTGACGTGCAGGACCCTATGCCTGCTTCATATATACTGGAGGTGTCGTCTCCCGGGCTTGACAGGCCTCTCAGGAAGCCGGGTGATTTTAGGAGATTTTCAGGAAAGACTGTCAGAATCGTTACGTCAACGGCGATTGAGAATCAGACATTTTTTATCGGTGAAATATCCGGGGCGGGAAACACCGGAGTAGAACTGCTTCTGCCAAAGGGCCGGGTGGTAACCATCCCATATGAAAATATTTCCAGAGCAAGGCTGGAGGTGAAGGTTTAA
- the trpD gene encoding anthranilate phosphoribosyltransferase, whose product MIKEAIKILVEGIDLSEKEMIGAMKDIMEGNASDAQIASFLTALRIKGETVQEITGAAKVMREKAVRINAPEFTVDTCGTGGDMAHTFNISTTTALITAACGVPVAKHGNRSVSSRSGSADVLEALGVKIDLKPEKVEECLKATGFGFLFAPLFHPAMKYAIGPRKEMGIRTIFNILGPLTNPANAKRQVLGVFSGELTKPIAEVLGNLGTIHAFVVHGEDGLDEITITDRTKISELKNNRVDTYYIAPEDLGLSRAMKEDLLGGTSEENSKITIDILNGEKGPKRDIILMNTAAALITGDVAKNFSDAVKKASHAIDSGAALKKLEELKVFTNRF is encoded by the coding sequence ATGATTAAAGAAGCCATTAAAATCCTTGTTGAAGGCATAGACCTTTCTGAGAAAGAAATGATCGGGGCAATGAAAGACATCATGGAGGGCAATGCATCTGATGCACAGATTGCCTCTTTTCTTACAGCCTTGCGGATAAAAGGCGAAACAGTTCAGGAGATTACCGGCGCGGCAAAGGTCATGCGTGAAAAGGCGGTAAGGATAAATGCGCCTGAATTCACTGTTGATACCTGCGGCACAGGCGGTGACATGGCTCACACCTTTAATATCTCAACCACTACCGCCCTGATTACGGCGGCCTGCGGCGTGCCTGTGGCAAAGCACGGCAACCGCTCGGTCTCAAGCCGTTCGGGAAGCGCGGATGTGCTTGAGGCCTTAGGCGTAAAAATAGACCTCAAGCCTGAAAAAGTGGAGGAATGCCTAAAGGCCACAGGCTTTGGATTTTTATTTGCCCCGCTGTTTCACCCTGCAATGAAATATGCCATAGGACCCCGGAAAGAAATGGGCATAAGAACTATATTCAATATACTGGGTCCCCTTACAAATCCTGCCAATGCCAAAAGACAGGTTCTCGGGGTTTTTAGCGGCGAACTCACAAAGCCGATTGCAGAGGTGCTCGGGAATCTCGGAACAATACACGCATTTGTCGTTCACGGCGAAGACGGACTTGATGAAATAACAATCACAGACAGGACAAAAATATCTGAATTAAAAAACAACAGGGTTGATACATATTACATAGCGCCTGAGGATTTAGGGCTTTCAAGGGCGATGAAAGAAGATTTGCTCGGGGGCACGTCTGAAGAAAATTCAAAGATAACCATTGATATACTGAACGGTGAAAAAGGACCGAAAAGGGATATCATCCTGATGAACACAGCGGCGGCGCTGATAACCGGCGATGTAGCCAAAAACTTTTCAGACGCTGTAAAAAAGGCGTCTCACGCAATAGATTCAGGCGCAGCTTTAAAAAAACTGGAAGAGCTAAAGGTGTTTACAAACAGGTTTTAG
- a CDS encoding transketolase — MRDIKALEGIAREIRTYILRMLTEAGSGHTGGSLSAADVAVAIYFSKMNFNPDNPKLKERDRFILSKGHAAPLLYSILAKAGYFDIESLLTLRKIDSSLQGHPCCETVPGVEISTGSLGQGLSVANGIALGLRLDKNPARVYCIMGDGEIQEGQIWEAAMTAAHYKIDNLCAVVDNNGLQIDGPVEKVMGIAPVHDKWTAFGWNVIEIDGHNMKEILAALDKAETVKGKPTVIIAHTVKGKGVSFFEGKVEYHGIAPSREELEKALKEIG, encoded by the coding sequence ATCAGAGATATTAAGGCGCTTGAAGGCATTGCAAGAGAGATAAGGACCTACATCCTCAGAATGCTGACTGAGGCAGGCTCGGGTCACACCGGAGGCTCGCTGTCAGCCGCCGATGTAGCGGTTGCAATCTATTTCTCAAAGATGAACTTTAATCCTGATAATCCAAAATTGAAGGAAAGAGACCGTTTTATCCTCTCAAAAGGACACGCCGCCCCCCTGCTCTATTCCATTTTGGCAAAGGCGGGCTATTTTGACATTGAATCCCTGCTGACCCTCAGAAAAATTGACAGCTCGCTTCAGGGACACCCGTGCTGTGAAACAGTTCCGGGGGTTGAAATTTCAACCGGCTCGCTCGGGCAGGGGCTTTCTGTGGCTAACGGCATTGCCCTCGGATTAAGGCTTGATAAAAATCCGGCGCGGGTTTACTGCATTATGGGGGACGGCGAGATTCAGGAGGGACAGATATGGGAAGCGGCCATGACTGCGGCGCATTATAAAATTGACAATCTCTGCGCTGTTGTTGACAACAACGGCCTTCAGATAGACGGGCCCGTTGAAAAAGTAATGGGAATAGCGCCCGTGCATGACAAATGGACTGCATTCGGCTGGAATGTAATTGAGATTGACGGACATAACATGAAGGAAATACTTGCCGCGCTGGACAAAGCTGAAACAGTCAAAGGCAAACCCACTGTGATAATTGCCCATACAGTAAAAGGCAAAGGGGTATCTTTCTTTGAAGGAAAGGTGGAGTATCACGGCATTGCGCCGTCACGCGAAGAGCTTGAAAAAGCGCTGAAGGAGATTGGATAA